The following are encoded in a window of Bacillota bacterium genomic DNA:
- the greA gene encoding transcription elongation factor GreA, with protein sequence MLNEEIILTPQGMEKIEKELDYLKTTKRKEIASRIKAAISFGDIAENSEYEDAKNEQAFVEGRIATLEKWLRNATLLKKENNANGMVCLGDTVKLADHGSGEEFVYTIVGTAEADPTENKISNESPVGRAILGQKVGSIITVEVPAGSIDIEIKEIS encoded by the coding sequence ATGCTTAATGAAGAAATTATTTTAACTCCGCAGGGCATGGAAAAGATAGAGAAAGAACTGGACTATTTGAAGACAACAAAAAGAAAGGAAATTGCATCGCGAATAAAGGCAGCAATCTCTTTCGGCGATATCGCGGAGAACTCTGAATACGAGGATGCCAAAAATGAACAGGCTTTTGTTGAAGGGCGCATTGCCACCCTGGAAAAATGGCTGCGGAATGCAACCCTGTTGAAAAAAGAGAATAATGCCAACGGTATGGTCTGTCTTGGCGATACCGTGAAATTGGCCGACCATGGAAGTGGCGAGGAATTCGTGTATACGATCGTGGGCACCGCCGAGGCGGATCCCACCGAGAACAAGATTTCCAATGAATCGCCGGTGGGAAGAGCTATACTGGGTCAGAAGGTAGGGAGTATCATTACTGTTGAAGTGCCCGCCGGGAGTATTGATATCGAGATAAAAGAAATTTCTTGA